Part of the Janibacter alkaliphilus genome is shown below.
CTCAGCGCGCACAAGGTCGGTGGCCCGGTCGGCATCGGCGCCCTCGTCGCCCGTCGGGACGCCCGGCTGCTGCCGCTGACCCACGGCGGCGGGCAGGAGCGCGGCGTGCGCAGCGGCACCCTCGACGTGCCTGCGATCGTCGGCTTCACCACCGCCGTCGCGCACGCGGTCGCCGACCTCGAGCAGGAGAGCGCCCGGGTCGCCGCGCTGCGCGACCGCTTCCTCGCCGGCACCCAGGAGCTCGACCTGGACATCCGGGTCACCGGCTGCTGGGAGCCCGGCGACGTCGCCACCCGACTGCCCGGCAACGCGCACATCACCATCCCCGGCGCCCAGGGCGACTCGCTGCTCTACCTGCTCGACGCCGCCGGCATCGCCTGCTCGACCGGCTCCGCCTGCCAGGCCGGGGTGCCGCAGCCCAGCCACGTCGTGCTGGCCATGGGGCGGACCGAGGCCGAGGCGCGTGGCTCGCTGCGGGTCTCCTTCGGGCACACCTCGACCGAGGCCGACGTCGACGCCGCGCTGACCGCCCTCCCGGACGCCGTCGCCCGCTCCCGGCGGGCCAGCGGCGCCGCCTGAGCGATGCGGGTCGTCGCCGCGATGAGCGGCGGGGTGGACTCCGCCGTCGCCGCCGCCCGGATGCTCGAGGCCGGGCACGAGGTCGTCGGCGTGCACCTGGCGCTCGCCCGCAAGGCCGCCACCCTGCGCGAAGGGGCCCGCGGCTGCTGCACGATCGAGGACGCCGGCGACGCCCGCCGGGTCGCCGACCGGCTGGGCATCCCCTTCTACGTGTGGGACATGGCGGCCGACTTCCAGCGGGAGGTCATGGAGGACTTCGTCGCCGAGTACGAGGCCGGGCGCACCCCCAACCCGTGCCTACGGTGCAACGAGAAGATCAAGTTCGCCGCGCTGCTGGACAAGGCGCTGGCGCTCGGCTTCGACGCGGTGGCCACCGGGCACTACGCCCAGATCGTCGACGGGCCGGCCGGGCGCGAGCTGCATCGCGCGCTGGACGAGGCCAAGGACCAGTCGTACGTGCTCGGGGTGCTCGACGCCGACCAGCTGGCCCGGGCGTTCTTCCCGCTCGGTGACACGACGAAGCCGGACATCCGCGCCGAGGCGGCCGAGCGCGGCTTCTACGTGGCGAGCAAGCCGGACAGCCACGACATCTGCTTCATCGCCGACGGCGACACCCGCGGCTGGCTCACCGAGCGGCTCGGCGAGCAGCCCGGCGACATCGTCGACGCCGGCAGCGGCGCGGTCGTCGGCCAGCACGCCGGCGCCTACGGCTTCACCGTCGGGCAGCGTCGTGGGCTCGGGCTGGACCGCTCCTCGCTCGACGGCGAGCCGCGCTACGTCACCGCGGTGGATGCCGGCACCCGCACCGTGACCATCGGCACCGCCGACCTGCTCGGGGTCGACCTCCTTGAGGCCGACCACCTCCGCTGGTGCGGACCGGCCCCGGTCGGGCCGGTGCGGGTCGGCGCCCAGCTGCGGGCGCACGGCAGCGAGACCGGCGCCCTGGCGCAGGTCGACGGCGACCGGCTGCAGGTGCGCCTGGACGAGCGGGTGCGCGGGGTCGCGCCGGGGCAGTCGGTGGTGCTCTACGAGGGGACCCGGGTGGTCGGGTCGGCGACGATCACCGAGGCCGGGCGCGGCTGAGGTCGGCGCGTGGCGCTGAGCGGCTCGGGGCGCGCGGGGGCTGAGACCGGCGCACGAGCGGGTGCTCCGGGCCGATCGCGGTCACCGGGTACGGTCGGCCGGTGACCGCCCATTCGCTGCCCTCCGACGTGCTCACCGCCGGGCCGCTCGCCTCGGGCATCGGCTCGCTGCCCGGCACCGACGTCCGTGAAGCGGTGCGGACCGTCCGCGACCTGCTCGGCGATCAGCTGCCCTACCTCCCGGAGACCCCGGCGCGGGGGCCTGGTGCCGACATGATCGGCCGGGCCGTCGGGCTGCTGCCCGGGCTGCACGTCGACCGCCAGCCGGCCGGGTGGCGTTTCGTCGACCGCCCCGGCAAGGACGCCTCCCGGACCGCGGCGCTGCGCCGCCAGGACCTCGACGAGCTGGCCGAGGCCTACGACGGGTGGACCGGCCCGCTGAAGGTCCAGGTCGCCGGCCCGTGGACGCTGCTCGGCACCGTCGAGCTGACCCGGGGCGAGCGGGCCGCCGCCGACCCGGGCGCCCGCCGCGACGTCGTCGCCTCGCTGGCCGAAGGGGTCGCCGCTCACCTGGCCGAGGTGGCCCGGCTGGTGCCCGGAGCCCGGCTGGTGCTGCAGATCGACGAGCCCGGGCTGCCCGCGGTGCTCGACGGGCGGCTGCCCACCCGCTCCGGGTACGGGCGGCTGCGCGCGGTCGACCGGGCCGAGGTCCGCGACGGGCTGCGCGAGGTGCTGGGCGGTGCGGGGGAGCGCGAGACGGTCGTGCACTGCTGCGCGGCCGAGGTGCCGGTGCGGCTGCTCACCGAGGCCGGCGCTCACGGTGTCGCGCTGGACACCGGCCTGCTCGCAGGGCCGGGCTGGGAGCAGCTGGCCGAGGCGGTCGAGTCCGGCCACCGGGTGTGGGCCGGGATGCTGCCCACCGACGCGGCGCCGGAGCCGCGGGCCGCGGTCGCCCGGTTGCTCGGCGCGTGGGACCGGGTGGGGCTGGAGCGGGCCCGGCTGCGCCAGGTCGTGGCCACGAGCGGGTGCGGGCTGGCCGGGCTGGCGCCCTCGGCGGCGGTGGTCTCGCTGCGTGCGGCGGTGGCGGCGGCCGACGAGCTGGGTGGTGCGGTCGAGGGCTGACCCCCTTCGCCCTCCCTGCACGCCCTCTTCGCCCTCCCCTACGCCGCGGGCTACCACGCAGTAAGTGCTGCGATCGCGACACTTACTGCGTGGTAGCTCGCGATGTGCGGGTCGCTCGTCGGGAGGGGGATGCGCCGTCGGGCGCGGGTCGCGGTGGAGGTATCCGAGGTCGGTGGAGGTGTCTGGACGCGCTGGGGCGCGTGCCATCACCTCCACCCGTGTCCTTCACATCCACTCATTCACCTCCACCCCAGCCAGCCCCTCACCCCCAGCCCCTCACCTCCACCCCTCAGACCACCCGCCCCCAGAGCCCCTGCCCGGCCGACCGCTGAGCGAGCGCTCACCCCCTTCCGCCGCAGTCTTTGTCCCGCAGACCGCGACAACATGCCGAACGTGCTCCTCGCAGATACACTCACCGAAGCCCGTCAGGGCATCAGTACCGACCCGGGGGGAGGTGGCCCACGTGGCCAACGACGAGACCGACCTGCAGCACGTCGTGCGCCGGCTCAAACGAGCGCAGGGACAGATCGGCGGGATCATCGCGATGATCGAGTCCGGCCGCAGCACGCAGGAGGTGGTGACCCAGGTGGCCGCCGTCTCCAAGGCGATCGACCGCGCCGGCTTCGCGGTCATCGCCACCGGGCTGCGCCAGTCGGTGAACGATCCCGACTCCGGGGTCGACATGGACCAGATGGAGAAGCTCTTCCTCTCGCTCGCCTGAGCCGCGCCGGCACGAACGACCGTCCGGACCAGCGGCCACCGGAACCATCTGCGGCGGTGGTCCGCACCGAAGAGCACGACGAAGGGGGCGCCCGCCTCGGGGGGAGGAGGGCGCCCCCTTCGTCATGGGGACGGCCGTGGCCGACGCCGGTCAGGCCTGCGGCGGGTGCACCTCGCGGCGCAGGATCTTGCCGGTCGGGCCCTTGGGCAGCTCGTCGAGCTGCCAGATGTGCCGCGGGTACTTGTACGCAGCCAGGTTGTCCTTGACGTACTGCTGGATGTCCTCGAGCGAGCTGGACGCGTCCGGCTTCAGCGAGACGGCGGCGCCGACCTGCTCGCCCATCTCGGCGTCCGGCACCCCGACGACAGCGGCCTCGACGACGTCCGGGTGGCTGTAGAGCACCTCCTCGACCTCGCGCGGGTAGATGTTCATCCCGCCGCGGATGATGAGGTCCTTCTTGCGGTCGACGATGGTGTAGTAGCCGTCCTCGTCGACGGTGGCCAGGTCGCCGGTGCGGAACCAGCCGTCCGGGATGGCCGCCTTCGTCTCCTCCGGCTTGTTCCAGTAGCCCTTCATGATGTTGTCGCCACGGATGACGATCTCGCCGACCCCCTCGCCGGGCGGCACGTCGTTGCCGTCGGCGTCGAGCAGCTTCATCTCGCAGCCGGGGATGGCCCGGCCGATGGTGCCCGGCTTGGTCGGGGCGTCGGGCATGTTGAAGGAGGCCACCGGCGAGGTCTCGGAGAGGCCGTAGCCCTCGAGGATCTGCGCCTCGAAGGTCTTCTCGAAGCTGCGCATGGTGTCCTCCGGCAGCGCCGAGCCGCCCGAGGCGCACACCCGCAGCGTCGAGGTGTCCGCGGTGGCCGCGTCCGGGTGACCCACCATGGCGCCGTACATCGTCGGCACCCCCTGGAAGATCGTCACCTTGTCGCGCTCGACGACCTGCAGCGCCTTGCCGGGGTCGAAGCGGGGGATGAGGGTCAGGGTCGCGCCGGTGCGCACCGAGGCGTTGAGGCCGCAGGTGAGGCCGAAGACGTGGAAGAGCGGCAGGCAGCCCATGATGACGTCGTCCGGGGTCATCTCCATGATGACCTCGCTGCTGCGCTTGGCGTTGAGGTCGAGGTTCTTGTGGGTCAGCTCGGCGCCCTTGGGCCGGCCGGTGGTGCCGGAGGTGTAGAGGATCACCGCGGTGTCCTCGTCGTCGCGCTCGACCGGGGTGGCGATCGGGTCGCCCGGGGGCAGGTCGTCCTCGCTGGGGCCGACCGGACCGGAGACGACGACCTTCGTCGGGGTGCCCTCGGAGCCGCGGCGGGCCTCCTCGGCGAAGTCGCCCCAGACGAAGGACAGCTTGGCACCGGAGTCGTTGTAGAAGTACTCGATCTCGTTCGCCTTGAGCAGCGGGTTCATCGGCACCACGGTGCCGCCGGCCAGCAGGGCCCCGTAGAAGAGCACCGGGAAGGCGGGCACGTTCGGCAGGATGAGGGAGACCCGGTCGCCCGGCTCCAGCCCGGCGGCCCGCATCGCGCCGGCGGCCTGGGCGGCCAGCCCGTGCAGCTGCCCGTAGGTCAGCTCCGCGTCGTCCAGCTTGATGGCGACCTTGTCGGGGTGGTTCTGGGCCGTGGTGACGAGGTTCGTCGCCAGGTTGGTCATCGTCGACTCCTGTGACTCGGTGAGTGGTTGCGCCCATCTTCGCTGGTGGGGTGGCGCGAAGGGAAGGGGGCCCCTGCCCACCACCGGCGGGTCCCGGTGTGCGAGATGCACTCCGGGCCTGCTTCGGCGGCGATGTCGGTGGGGTGCGGCAGGATGAGCCGGGTGAGCGAGGACATCCCCACCGACGAGGCCGCCCAGGCCGCCGCCGAGACCCCGGACCAGGTGCCCGAGGAGATCCGCGGCGAGTGGACCGAGCTGGCCGAGCAGGCCACCGCCGCCCAGTTCGCCTACCACGTGCGGGACGCGCCGACGATCAGCGACGGCGCCTACGACGGGCTGATCCGGCGGCTGCAGGAGATCGAGCAGGCGCACCCCTCGCTGCGCACCCCGCAGAGCCCGACCCAGCAGGTCGGCGGCGCCACCGCCTTCTCCACCGACTTCACCGCGGTCGACCACCTGGAGCGGATGCTCAGCCTGGACAACGCCTTCACCGCCGAGGAGATGGCCGAGTGGGCCGCCCGGGTCGAGCGCGAGGTCGGCACCGGGCAGCACTACCTGTGCGAGCTGAAGATCGACGGCCTGGCGGTCAACCTGCTCTACGAAGGGGGTCGGCTGACCCAGGCGCTGACCCGCGGCGACGGGCGCACCGGCGAGGACGTGACGATGAACGTGCGCACCATCGCCGACGTCCCCGAGCGCCTCGACGACAGCGAGCACCCGGTGCCGGACCTCGTCGAGGTCCGCGGCGAGGTCTTCTTCCCGCTGGCGGACTTCGCCGAGCTCAACGCCAGCCTCGTCGAGGCGGGGAAGGCCCCCTTCGCCAACCCGCGGAACAGCGCCGCGGGATCGTTGCGGCAGAAGGACCCTCGGGTCACCGCGACCCGGCCGCTGCACATGCTTGTGCACGGCATGGGCCGCCGCGAGGGCTTCGACATCGACAGCCAGAGCCACGCCTACGAGCTGATGACCGGCTGGGGGCTGCCCACCTCGCCGTACTACCGGGTGCTGGCGACGATGCCCGAGGTGCTCGCCTTCATCGACGAGGTCGAGGCGCAGCGGCACGACTACACCCACGAGATCGACGGGGTGGTCGTCAAGGTCGACGAGATCGCCGTGCAGCGGCGGCTGGGCTCGACCTCACGGGCGCCGCGGTGGGCGATCGCCTACAAGTACCCGCCCGAGGAGGTCAACACCGTCCTGCGCGACATCCAGGTCAACGTCGGCCGGACCGGACGGGTCACCCCCTTCGGCGTCATGGAGCCGGTGACCGTGGCCGGCTCGACGGTCAGCCTGGCGACCCTGCACAACGCCCACGAGGTGCGGCGCAAGGGCGTGCTCATCGGGGACACCGTCGTGCTGCGCAAGGCCGGCGACGTCATCCCCGAGATCCTCGGTCCGGTCGTCGACCTGCGCGACGGTAGCGAGCGCGAGTTCGTCATGCCCACGGAGTGCCCGTCGTGCGGCACGACGCTGGCCCCGCAGAAGGAGGGGGACAAGGACATCCGTTGCCCGAATGCGCGCACCTGCCCCAGCCAGCTGCACGAGCGGCTCTTCTCGCTCGCCGGGCGGGGGGCCTTCGACATCGAGGCGCTGGGCTGGGAGGGCGCGGTGGGGCTGCTCGACTCCGGCGTGCTCACCGACGAGTCCGGGCTCTTCGGGCTGACCGCCGCCGACATCGCCCGGGTGCCGCTCTACACCCGCGCGGCGAAGAAGGGCGACGACCCCGATCTCGTGCACGACGGGCGGGTGCTCTCGGCCAACGGCGCCAAGCTCGTCGCCAACCTCGACCAGGCCAAGGACCAGCCGCTGTGGCGGGTGCTCGTCGGGCTCTCGATCCGGCACGTCGGGCCGACCGCGGCCCGCGCGCTGGCGCAGCACTTCGGGTCGATGGCCGAGATCCGGGAGGCGGACGAGGAGGCGCTCGCCGCGGTCGAAGGGGTCGGCCCGACGATCGCGGCCTCGGTGCGGGAGTGGTTCGACGGGGAGGGCAACGACTGGCACCGGGCGATCGTGCAGCAGTGGGCGGCCGACGGCGTGCGGATGGAGGACGTGCGCGACGAGAGCACCCCGCGCACCCTCGAGGGGGTCACGGTCGTCGTCACCGGCTCGCTGGAGGGCTACTCCCGGGACAGCGCGAAGGAGGCGATCCTCGCCCGTGGCGGCAAGGCCTCCGGCTCGGTGAGCAAGAAGACCGACTGGGTCGTCGTCGGTGAGGGCGCCGGCAGCAAGGAGGACAAGGCGCGCGAGCTGGGGCGACCGATCCTCACCGAGGAGCAGTTCGGCGAGCTGCTCGAGACGGGTGCGGTGGCCGCCTTCGCGGCGGGCGACGGTGAGGGCGCCGCCGACGGCTCGGACGCCGCTGCCGACGGTCCGGAGGAGGGCGCGGCGGGGGAGCAGGGTGGCTGAGGGCATCGACCGGCAGACCGCGCAGTGGTACGTCGACACCGCGCTGGCGAAGCTGATGTCCCGCGCCGACGAGCTCGGCGACGACCTGGTCTCGGTACGCCCCGACCTCGAGGGGGCGAACAGCGTCTTCGCGCTCGTCACCCACTGCTGTGGGGTGCTCGAGCACTGGGGCGGGGCGATCATCGCCGGCCGCGAGGTGGCCCGGGACCGGTCCGCCGAGTTCCGCGCGGAGGGCAGCATCGCGCAGCTGGAGGCCATGGTCAGCGCGCAGCGATCCCGGTGGCTGCGCGACCTCGCGGACTATGACGCAGGTGCGCCGCCACGGGTCGAGCCGCGTCGTCACGACGGGGACCCGGAGACGATCACCCAGGGCTGGGTGGTGCTGCACGTCCTCGAGGAGCTCTACCAGCACCTCGGCCACGTCGAGATCACCGTCGACCTGGTGCGCGCCGCGCACCCCGCGGGGTGACCAGGCATTCACCGTCTGAGCGGTGCCGACGGCGCCACAGACGCTCACCTTGGCCGCATCCCCTCAGGTTGCAACCTGAGGGGATGCAGCTGCCTAGGGGGTTGCGGGAGAGAAGTGGGAGGGGAGGGGAGGCGAGGGGTCAGCGGTCGAGGAGCCAGCTGATGAGGAAGGCGACGGGGACGATCACCAGGGCGGAGGCGCCGATGCCGCCGATGATCAGGGCGGTGCGGGTCTCGGCGTCCAGCGCGGTGCGCCAGCCGGCCCGCTTCAGCACCTCGCGGATCGGCTCGTTGAGCTCGCTGGTGGAGAAGGAGTGGTCGACCCGCTTCTTCATCCCGTCCGGACCCATCCCGTACTCGACACGCCGCTGCGCACCCCACTGCCGGCCGCTGCGCACCGCGATCCGGGCCCCGATCTGGCGCACCCCGGCGACCGTCTCCACGCTGTGCGTGGCGTCGTTGCGGCGCAGCACGCCCGGTGAGCTCTCGGTGAGCGTGACCACCATCGTCTGGTTGATGCCGCGCACGGTCGCCAGGTGCTGCCAGCGGGCGTCCAGCAGGTCGGCGTGCACCCGGACCATCCCCGGCCCGGCGAGCACCACGTGCCCGCTCCCGTCGAAGGCGGCCGCCAGCCCGGCCACCAGGGCCGGGAAGGGCCAGCGCCCGCCGTCCTCGGCCGGCGGCGGCGGAGGCCCGCTCGGCGGCGGCACCGGCCGCAGCGCGTCCTCGGCGTCCGGGTCGCTCTGCCGCAGGAAGGAGATCAGGCCGATCCCGGCGATGATCGCCACGCCGACCCCGATGACCAGCGGCGCCAGCGCCCACCAGCCACCGCCGGCCGACAGCACGATGACGGCGGCCACGATCCCGCCCACCCCGAAGAGCAGGACGAAGGCGCTCATCTGGACGATCTTCGTGCGGCGTCCGGTCACAGCATCCTCCGGATCTCGGTGAGGGTGCGCCGCGCCTGGGCGCACTCGCGGGTCAGTCGGGAGCGGCACCGCCCGATCGTCGAGACGCACGCGTGCAGCCGCCGCTCCAGCTGCTCGCGCACCTGCTCCTGGGCCTGCGGGTCGGTGCGCTCGTCGACGGTGCCGGTGATCCCCCACGCCGGGGCGACGGTGCCGTCGCGCACCTGCAGCCCGCGCCGGGCGGCCTCGTCCTCCAGCCGCTGCAGCGCCGCGACCTGCTCGGCCAGGTCTGCGGCCGCGTGCTGCAGCGCGCCCGCGCTCTCGGTCAGCACCCGGGAGGTCGCCTGCAGCGTCTGCTGCACCCCCTCGGTCCGGCGGCGCCGGTCGACCGGCACCCGGACCGGGGCGTCCGCCAGGTCGGCGCGGGCCCGACCCACCCGCTCCGCCTCGGCCGCGAGCGAGACCGCGGCCGAGCGCAGCGTCGCCGCGAGCGCGCTCACCGAGCCCGGGTCGCCCAGCAGCACCCGGGTCGAGCCGCTCACCGGCGCCCCTGACGGGCCGCGGGCGCGGCGCTGGTGTCCGGGGCGGCCGCGTCCGCCGGGGTCACTGTGCGCGGTGACCCGTCGTCCGCCGGCCCGCCGCCGAGCGCGGCCAGGCCGAGGGTGAGCTCCTGGGTGGTCGCGCTGACCTCGCGCAGCACGCCGGCGATCTCGTCCACCAGCCCGTCGACCGCGTCCTGGGTGCTCCGGTCGCCGAGCACGGCGAGGGTGTCCAGCAGCTCCTCGGAGGCGGCCTCGGCGGTGCGCCCGGCGCACCCGAGGGCCTCGGCGAGGGCGGCGATCTCTGCAGGACGGGCCATGACCAGGCCAGGGTAGCGGCGTCGTGGCCCGAGCCGGCTGAGGCATCCACACCGCTGGCGCTAGCCTGAGGTGCAGCGGGACAGCGAGGTCCCGCGCACGCGAGCCGCAGACCCGAGGATGCCCCCGATGGCCCAGCCGCCTGCCGAGACCGCCCGAGACGACGAGGGCGCGGCGACCGCCGCGTCCGGCGAGCCCGACCCCGCCTTCGTCGCCCGCTACACCCGGCACGTCGCCGACGACCTGCTCGCCGACACCGGCGCGGAGTCGCTGGCCGCGATGGCCCGGGTGCACCGGGAGATGGCCCGGTCGCGGCCCGACGGTCAGACCCTCGTCGCGGTCGACGACGGGGTGCTGCACATCGTCACCGACGACCGCCCCTTCCTCGTCGACTCGGTGCTCGGGGCGCTGGCCCACGACGGCGTGGACGTCGGGCTCATGCTGCACCCCCGCTTCGTCGTCCGCCGCGACGAGCACGGCACCCTCACGCAGATCCTCGACGAGGAGCC
Proteins encoded:
- the mnmA gene encoding tRNA 2-thiouridine(34) synthase MnmA, yielding MRVVAAMSGGVDSAVAAARMLEAGHEVVGVHLALARKAATLREGARGCCTIEDAGDARRVADRLGIPFYVWDMAADFQREVMEDFVAEYEAGRTPNPCLRCNEKIKFAALLDKALALGFDAVATGHYAQIVDGPAGRELHRALDEAKDQSYVLGVLDADQLARAFFPLGDTTKPDIRAEAAERGFYVASKPDSHDICFIADGDTRGWLTERLGEQPGDIVDAGSGAVVGQHAGAYGFTVGQRRGLGLDRSSLDGEPRYVTAVDAGTRTVTIGTADLLGVDLLEADHLRWCGPAPVGPVRVGAQLRAHGSETGALAQVDGDRLQVRLDERVRGVAPGQSVVLYEGTRVVGSATITEAGRG
- a CDS encoding methionine synthase, which produces MTAHSLPSDVLTAGPLASGIGSLPGTDVREAVRTVRDLLGDQLPYLPETPARGPGADMIGRAVGLLPGLHVDRQPAGWRFVDRPGKDASRTAALRRQDLDELAEAYDGWTGPLKVQVAGPWTLLGTVELTRGERAAADPGARRDVVASLAEGVAAHLAEVARLVPGARLVLQIDEPGLPAVLDGRLPTRSGYGRLRAVDRAEVRDGLREVLGGAGERETVVHCCAAEVPVRLLTEAGAHGVALDTGLLAGPGWEQLAEAVESGHRVWAGMLPTDAAPEPRAAVARLLGAWDRVGLERARLRQVVATSGCGLAGLAPSAAVVSLRAAVAAADELGGAVEG
- a CDS encoding metal-sensing transcriptional repressor; translation: MANDETDLQHVVRRLKRAQGQIGGIIAMIESGRSTQEVVTQVAAVSKAIDRAGFAVIATGLRQSVNDPDSGVDMDQMEKLFLSLA
- a CDS encoding long-chain-fatty-acid--CoA ligase; the protein is MTNLATNLVTTAQNHPDKVAIKLDDAELTYGQLHGLAAQAAGAMRAAGLEPGDRVSLILPNVPAFPVLFYGALLAGGTVVPMNPLLKANEIEYFYNDSGAKLSFVWGDFAEEARRGSEGTPTKVVVSGPVGPSEDDLPPGDPIATPVERDDEDTAVILYTSGTTGRPKGAELTHKNLDLNAKRSSEVIMEMTPDDVIMGCLPLFHVFGLTCGLNASVRTGATLTLIPRFDPGKALQVVERDKVTIFQGVPTMYGAMVGHPDAATADTSTLRVCASGGSALPEDTMRSFEKTFEAQILEGYGLSETSPVASFNMPDAPTKPGTIGRAIPGCEMKLLDADGNDVPPGEGVGEIVIRGDNIMKGYWNKPEETKAAIPDGWFRTGDLATVDEDGYYTIVDRKKDLIIRGGMNIYPREVEEVLYSHPDVVEAAVVGVPDAEMGEQVGAAVSLKPDASSSLEDIQQYVKDNLAAYKYPRHIWQLDELPKGPTGKILRREVHPPQA
- the ligA gene encoding NAD-dependent DNA ligase LigA, producing MSRVSEDIPTDEAAQAAAETPDQVPEEIRGEWTELAEQATAAQFAYHVRDAPTISDGAYDGLIRRLQEIEQAHPSLRTPQSPTQQVGGATAFSTDFTAVDHLERMLSLDNAFTAEEMAEWAARVEREVGTGQHYLCELKIDGLAVNLLYEGGRLTQALTRGDGRTGEDVTMNVRTIADVPERLDDSEHPVPDLVEVRGEVFFPLADFAELNASLVEAGKAPFANPRNSAAGSLRQKDPRVTATRPLHMLVHGMGRREGFDIDSQSHAYELMTGWGLPTSPYYRVLATMPEVLAFIDEVEAQRHDYTHEIDGVVVKVDEIAVQRRLGSTSRAPRWAIAYKYPPEEVNTVLRDIQVNVGRTGRVTPFGVMEPVTVAGSTVSLATLHNAHEVRRKGVLIGDTVVLRKAGDVIPEILGPVVDLRDGSEREFVMPTECPSCGTTLAPQKEGDKDIRCPNARTCPSQLHERLFSLAGRGAFDIEALGWEGAVGLLDSGVLTDESGLFGLTAADIARVPLYTRAAKKGDDPDLVHDGRVLSANGAKLVANLDQAKDQPLWRVLVGLSIRHVGPTAARALAQHFGSMAEIREADEEALAAVEGVGPTIAASVREWFDGEGNDWHRAIVQQWAADGVRMEDVRDESTPRTLEGVTVVVTGSLEGYSRDSAKEAILARGGKASGSVSKKTDWVVVGEGAGSKEDKARELGRPILTEEQFGELLETGAVAAFAAGDGEGAADGSDAAADGPEEGAAGEQGG
- a CDS encoding DUF664 domain-containing protein, translating into MAEGIDRQTAQWYVDTALAKLMSRADELGDDLVSVRPDLEGANSVFALVTHCCGVLEHWGGAIIAGREVARDRSAEFRAEGSIAQLEAMVSAQRSRWLRDLADYDAGAPPRVEPRRHDGDPETITQGWVVLHVLEELYQHLGHVEITVDLVRAAHPAG